The DNA window TCCTTCACCTTCCCGGAAGGCACGCTCGCAAATACGCATTTCGTTGCCATCCCCTATAATGCCAATGCCAAGGCCGGCGCGCTGGTGACGGCGAATTTCCTGTTGTCGCCGGAAGCGCAGTCAAGGAAGCAGGACCCGGCCGTTTGGGGCGATCCGACGGTGCTTTCCATGAAAAAGCTCGACTCCGCCTCGCGTGCCGCCTTCGAGTCGATCGATCTCGGCGTCGCCACGCTGAAGCCTGATGAGCTGGGCCCGGCCCTCGGCGAGCCGCATCCGAGCTGGATGGAGCGCATCGAGGAAGAATGGCAGCGGCGCTACACGGCAGAGAATTGAGGAAGCCGCGACAATAGCGCCATGCTGACCCGCATCGGGCCGCCGCTCATCATCCTGCTGCTCGCCGGTCCGATCCTATTCGGACTCGCCGGCACGGTGCTGCCTGCGTTTGGCTTCCTGCCGGCACTGGGCGGCATGGAATTCACGCTCGCGCATTTCCGCGACCTCTTCTCGCAACCAGCCATTCTCATGTCGGCGGGCCTGAGCCTCATGACCGGGCTGGCGACGGCGCTTTTGTCTCTCTGCGCCGTTATGCTGTTTGTCGCGGGCTTCGCCGGAACGCGGCTCTTCGGCCGCGTGCAACACCTTGTCTCGCCGCTTCTGTCCTTGCCTCACGCCGCGGCGGCCTTTGCCCTCGCTTTCCTCCTCGCCCCCTCGGGCATGCTGGCGCGACTCGTCTCGCCGGAGCTCACCGGCTGGAATAGACCGCCCGATCTCCTTATCCTGCATGATCCGATGGGACTTTCCATGATGGCGGGACTCATCGTGAAGGAGATTCCATTCCTCCTGCTCATGACGCTGGCGGCCCTCCCGCAGGTCCCTCTCCGCGAGACCCGGATTCTCACCGCCTCGCTCGGTTACGGGCGCGTGGCAGGCTTCCTCTTCGGGCTCTGGCCGGCGGTCTACCGGCAGATCCGGCTGCCCGTCTTTGCGGTGATCGCCTTCGCGACGTCCGTGGTGGATGTGGCGCTGATCCTCGGGCCGACAACGCCGGCTCCGCTTGCCGCACGCCTCGTCGCCTGGATGAACGATCCGGACCTTTCGATGCGCTATCTCGCCAGCGCCGGTGCGCTGCTGCAGCTTGCCGTCACGGCGCTGGCACTCACCCTCTGGCTGGGACTGGAGCGCCTGGGCGCGGCGCTCTGCAATCGCGCAGCCACGCGAGGATGGAGGTGCCGGCGCGATATGCTCGCCCGCGCAGGCGGGCTTGCCGCAATGGTGATTTCGGCCGGCATCATTTTCGCTGGGCTGGGCACCCTGGCGCTCTGGTCCTTTGCCGGGCTTTGGCAGTTTCCCGATGCGCTGCCGTCCTCCTTTACGCTCAAGAGCTGGATGCGGGCACTCCCATCCATCCTGGAGCCGCTGCGGACAACGGTCCTTGCCGGGCTGCTCTCCACCCTGATCGCTTCCGTGCTCGCCATCCTCTACCTGATACATGAGGACGAGGCGGGGCGGAGGCCCGGCCCGGGCGCGCTCACGCTGATCTATCTGCCATTGCTGGTGCCGCAAGTTGCCTTTGTCTTCGGCCTGCAGCTCCTTCTGATCTATGCGGGCACGCTGGCCACGCTGCCGGCGCTGGTGCTGGCGCACCTCGTCTTCGTGATGCCGTACGCTTATCTCTCGCTGAAGGATCCCTGGTACGCTTTGGACCGCCGCTATGACTGGCTTGCGACGGGCCTCGGAAAAAGCCGTACACAGCGCTTTTTCTCCATTCGCCTGCCAATGATGACGCGCGCCATCCTCACCATGGCAGCAGTGGGTTTTGCCGTTTCGGTGGGGCTTTATCTCC is part of the Chelativorans sp. AA-79 genome and encodes:
- a CDS encoding ABC transporter permease subunit gives rise to the protein MLTRIGPPLIILLLAGPILFGLAGTVLPAFGFLPALGGMEFTLAHFRDLFSQPAILMSAGLSLMTGLATALLSLCAVMLFVAGFAGTRLFGRVQHLVSPLLSLPHAAAAFALAFLLAPSGMLARLVSPELTGWNRPPDLLILHDPMGLSMMAGLIVKEIPFLLLMTLAALPQVPLRETRILTASLGYGRVAGFLFGLWPAVYRQIRLPVFAVIAFATSVVDVALILGPTTPAPLAARLVAWMNDPDLSMRYLASAGALLQLAVTALALTLWLGLERLGAALCNRAATRGWRCRRDMLARAGGLAAMVISAGIIFAGLGTLALWSFAGLWQFPDALPSSFTLKSWMRALPSILEPLRTTVLAGLLSTLIASVLAILYLIHEDEAGRRPGPGALTLIYLPLLVPQVAFVFGLQLLLIYAGTLATLPALVLAHLVFVMPYAYLSLKDPWYALDRRYDWLATGLGKSRTQRFFSIRLPMMTRAILTMAAVGFAVSVGLYLPTVLVGAGRLTTVTTEAVALASGGNGRVIGVYAFWQMLLPMAGFAVATFLPALVFRRFRGMQV